Proteins encoded together in one Streptomyces sp. NBC_01216 window:
- a CDS encoding branched-chain amino acid aminotransferase: MTTPTIELKPSSSPLSDAEREAILANPGFGRHFTDHMVTIRWTEGRGWHDGQLVPYGPLSLDPATNVLHYAQEIFEGLKAYRRPDGSVATFRPDANARRFQASAHRLAMPELPVETFIEACDVLVQQDKAWVPAHGGEESLYLRPFMIATEVGLGVRPANEYLFVVIASPAGPYFPGGVKPVSIWLSEDRVRAVPGGMGDAKTGGNYAASLLAQAEAASKGCEQVAYLDAVEHTWVEELGGMNLYFVYGNKIVTPTLTGSLLAGITRDSLLRLAGDLGFESEESRVSIDQWKADTENGTLTEVFACGTAAVITPVGTVKSARGEWQQSGGRPGEVTMKLRDALLAIQTGKAEDVHGWTHELG, encoded by the coding sequence ATGACGACGCCCACCATCGAGCTCAAGCCCTCCTCCAGCCCGCTGTCCGACGCGGAGCGCGAGGCGATCCTGGCCAACCCCGGATTCGGCCGCCACTTCACCGACCACATGGTGACGATCCGGTGGACCGAGGGGCGCGGCTGGCACGACGGTCAGCTCGTGCCCTACGGCCCGCTCTCCCTCGACCCGGCCACCAACGTCCTGCACTACGCCCAGGAGATCTTCGAGGGTCTGAAGGCGTACCGCAGGCCCGACGGCTCCGTCGCCACCTTCCGCCCCGACGCCAACGCGCGCCGCTTCCAGGCGTCCGCCCACCGGCTGGCCATGCCGGAGCTCCCCGTCGAGACCTTCATCGAGGCATGCGACGTGCTGGTGCAGCAGGACAAGGCGTGGGTTCCGGCGCACGGCGGCGAGGAGTCCCTCTACCTGCGCCCGTTCATGATCGCGACCGAGGTCGGGCTCGGGGTCCGCCCGGCCAACGAGTACCTCTTCGTGGTCATCGCCTCGCCCGCCGGCCCGTACTTCCCCGGCGGCGTGAAGCCCGTCTCCATCTGGCTGTCCGAGGACCGCGTCCGCGCCGTCCCCGGCGGCATGGGTGACGCGAAGACCGGCGGCAACTACGCGGCCTCCCTCCTGGCGCAGGCCGAGGCCGCCTCGAAGGGCTGCGAGCAGGTCGCGTACCTCGACGCGGTGGAGCACACCTGGGTCGAGGAACTCGGCGGCATGAACCTGTACTTCGTGTACGGAAACAAGATCGTCACCCCCACGCTGACCGGATCGCTGCTCGCGGGCATCACCCGTGACTCGCTCCTCCGGCTGGCCGGGGACCTCGGATTCGAGTCCGAGGAGAGCCGGGTCTCGATCGACCAGTGGAAGGCCGACACGGAGAACGGCACCCTCACCGAGGTCTTCGCCTGCGGTACGGCGGCGGTGATCACGCCGGTGGGCACGGTGAAGTCGGCGCGGGGCGAGTGGCAGCAGTCCGGCGGACGGCCGGGCGAGGTCACGATGAAGCTGCGCGACGCGCTGCTCGCGATCCAGACGGGCAAGGCCGAGGACGTCCACGGCTGGACGCACGAGCTGGGCTGA
- a CDS encoding 3-isopropylmalate dehydrogenase, translating into MSHSIDLAVIPGDGIGQEVVAEGLKVLAAVLPQDVKLETKEYDFGARRYHATGETLTDADAEALKRHDAILLGAIGDPSVPSGVLERGFLLKLRFLFDHHVNLRPSKLLPGVSTPLKGQPEIDFVVVREGTEGPYTGNGGSIRTGTPHEVATEVSVNTAFGVERVVRDAFARAQARPRKKLTLVHKNNVLSFAGHLWTNIFHQVATEFPEVTTDYLHVDAATIFLVTDPARFDVIVTDNLFGDIITDLAAAVSGGIGVAASGNINPSREFPSMFEPVHGSAPDIAGQGKADPTATVLSVALLLRHLGFEAEAARVEAAVAADLTERGDSVRTTGEIGDALAVRVAS; encoded by the coding sequence ATGTCTCACAGCATCGATCTCGCAGTCATCCCCGGCGACGGCATCGGCCAGGAGGTCGTGGCCGAGGGCCTCAAGGTCCTCGCGGCCGTCCTCCCGCAGGATGTGAAGCTGGAGACCAAGGAGTACGACTTCGGAGCCCGGCGCTACCACGCGACCGGCGAGACCCTCACCGACGCGGACGCCGAGGCCCTGAAGCGACACGACGCCATCCTGCTCGGCGCGATCGGCGATCCGTCGGTCCCCTCCGGCGTCCTGGAGCGCGGCTTCCTGCTGAAGCTCCGCTTCCTCTTCGACCACCACGTCAACCTGCGGCCCTCGAAGCTGCTCCCGGGCGTGTCGACCCCGCTGAAGGGGCAGCCCGAGATCGACTTCGTCGTGGTCCGCGAGGGCACCGAGGGCCCGTACACAGGCAACGGCGGCTCCATCCGCACCGGTACACCGCACGAGGTCGCCACCGAGGTCTCCGTGAACACCGCCTTCGGTGTCGAGCGCGTGGTCCGTGACGCCTTCGCCCGCGCGCAGGCCCGCCCCCGCAAGAAGCTGACGCTGGTCCACAAGAACAACGTCCTGTCCTTCGCCGGCCACCTGTGGACCAACATCTTCCACCAGGTCGCCACGGAGTTCCCCGAGGTCACCACCGACTACCTGCACGTCGACGCCGCGACGATCTTCCTGGTCACCGACCCGGCCCGGTTCGACGTGATCGTCACCGACAACCTCTTCGGTGACATCATCACCGACCTCGCCGCGGCCGTCTCCGGCGGCATCGGCGTCGCCGCCTCGGGCAACATCAACCCGAGCCGCGAGTTCCCCTCGATGTTCGAGCCGGTCCACGGCTCCGCGCCGGACATCGCGGGTCAGGGCAAGGCCGACCCCACGGCCACCGTCCTCTCCGTCGCGCTGCTGCTGCGCCACCTCGGCTTCGAGGCCGAGGCCGCCCGTGTCGAGGCGGCCGTCGCCGCCGATCTGACCGAGCGGGGCGACTCCGTGCGGACCACGGGCGAGATCGGCGACGCGCTCGCGGTACGCGTAGCGAGCTGA